One window from the genome of Epinephelus moara isolate mb chromosome 21, YSFRI_EMoa_1.0, whole genome shotgun sequence encodes:
- the otol1a gene encoding otolin-1-A translates to MPSLRLVFLTTLLVVLMAVLTSSARTTRWPRPQTTKKPPRAGGSGGGGGFGRTTTTTPSPMHTDETTEVMMDAYTLSPTDSTTYPSDSYSTEFHTDAIVPPGNTLGNYTLDYNECFFNFCECCPPERGPVGPMGERGPPGPQGERGPLGLPGEKGDIGPRGPPGPAGLPGANGLNGDIGDKGDQGPMGLPGAPGIPGKPGERGDPGPRGEKGERGFSGLKGDPGERGEPGLNGTKGNTGREGPMGPPGVAGTKGQKGEQGLTGECLTGEKGDVGERGPPGPRGEMGPPGVNGTDGAKGERGEPGPPGWKGDTGARGPPGPPGARGLAGLRGERGVKGGRGPRGPKGAPGESAELVRSAFSVGLFPSRSFPPPGLPVKFDKVFYNGEGHWDPTLNKFNVTYPGVYLFTYHITVRNRPVRAALVVNGLRKLRTRDSLYGQDIDQASNLALMQLNEGDQVWLETLRDWNGVYSSSEDDSTFSGFLLYPDSKTKPSAIENV, encoded by the exons CGTCTTCCTCACCACTCTCCTCGTGGTGCTGATGGCCGTGCTGACCTCCAGCGCCAGAACCACACGCTGGCCCAGACCTCAAACCACCAAGAAGCCCCCCAGAGCAGGGGGCAGCGGTGGGGGTGGAGGATTCGGACGGACCACCACCACAACCCCGTCCCCAATGCACACAGATGAGACAACTGAGGTTATGATGGACGCTTACACCCTGTCCCCTACAGACAGCACCACCTACCCCAGTGACAGTTACTCCACTGAGTTCCACACCGACGCCATAGTGCCCCCTGGTAACACTCTTGGAAACTATACCCTCGACTACAATGAATGCTTCTTCAATTTCTGTGAGTGCTGTCCGCCAGAGAGAGGCCCTGTAGGACCCATGGGAGAGAGAGGGCCACCGGGACCACAGGGAGAGAGGGGCCCTCTAG GGTTACCAGGAGAGAAGGGAGACATAGGGCCCAGAGGACCTCCAGGACCAGCAGGACTACCTGGAGCCAACGGACTCAATGGCGACATAG gtgACAAAGGTGATCAAGGACCGATGGGTCTTCCTGGTGCCCCTGGAATCCCAGGAAAACCAGGAGAGAGAG GTGATCCAGGCCCCAGAGGAGAGAAAGGTGAACGTGGCTTCAGCGGTCTGAAAGGGGACccgggagaaagaggagagccTGGCCTGAATGGGACTAAGGGCAACACCGGGCGAGAGGGGCCTATGGGTCCCCCTGGGGTAGCTGGGACAAAGGGTCAGAAAGGTGAACAGGGACTTACAGGCGAGTGTCTAACAGGTGAGAAAGGTGATGTCGGTGAGCGTGGGCCCCCTGGTCCGAGAGGTGAGATGGGCCCCCCAGGAGTGAATGGAACTGATGGTgcaaagggagagagaggggagccGGGGCCTCCGGGATGGAAGGGGGATACTGGTGCCAGAGGGCCCCCAGGACCTCCAGGAGCGAGGGGCTTAGCAGGGCTGAGGGGGGAGAGGGGAGTTAAAGGTGGGCGTGGGCCTCGGGGCCCTAAAGGCGCACCAGGTGAGAGTGCGGAGCTGGTTCGCTCTGCCTTCAGTGTGGGCTTGTTCCCCAGCAGGTCCTTCCCTCCGCCTGGCCTGCCTGTGAAGTTCGATAAGGTGTTTTACAACGGGGAGGGGCACTGGGACCCAACGCTCAACAAGTTCAACGTCACCTACCCAGGAGTCTACTTGTTCACTTACCACATCACCGTGCGCAACCGGCCCGTGCGTGCTGCCCTAGTGGTTAATGGGCTACGGAAGCTGCGGACTCGGGATTCCCTGTACGGCCAGGACATCGATCAGGCGTCCAACCTCGCACTGATGCAGCTGAATGAAGGCGACCAGGTGTGGCTGGAGACGCTGAGAGACTGGAACGGAGTTTACTCCAGCAGTGAGGATGACAGCACTTTCTCTGGCTTCCTGCTATACCCAGACTCAAAGACCAAACCTTCTGCTATAGAAAacgtgtga